In one window of Aphidius gifuensis isolate YNYX2018 linkage group LG4, ASM1490517v1, whole genome shotgun sequence DNA:
- the LOC122855584 gene encoding WD repeat-containing protein 61 → MYSLVHKTEKAHEDSIWTCAWGKPKKTNTPNDPDNNNENSRDSVRSSDDEPPEYIVTGSVDDTVKVWEQKDGSLKLKHKLTGHGLGVVSVAVSADGTKCASSSLDSSLKLWDLESGDKLSSIEVGPVDIWSVVFSPDDKFIISGSHAGKIHMYGTESGKQEQTLDTRGGKFTISVAYSPDGKYIASGAIDGIINIFDVTYGKVLRTLEGHAMPIRSLSFSPDSQLLLTASDDGHMKIYDVKDANVAGTLSGHASWVLGVAFAPDGQKFASCSADCTVKIWQLGGRQCLHTFKEHNDQVWSVKYHPEKNNFLTSVSEDKSINLYEYPQ, encoded by the exons atg tattCATTAGTTCATAAAACAGAAAAAGCTCACGAAGATAGTATATGGACATGTGCCTGGGGaaagccaaaaaaaacaaatactcCAAACGAtcctgataataataatgaaaactccag AGATTCAGTGAGATCAAGTGATGATGAACCACCAGAGTATATTGTAACTGGTTCAGTTGATGATACAGTCAAAGTTTGGGAACAAAAAGATggaagtttaaaattaaaacacaaatTAACTGGTCATGGTCTTGGTGTTGTATCAGTTGCTGTAAGTGCTGATGGCACAA AATGTGCATCGAGTTCGTTAGATTCTAGTTTAAAACTTTGGGATCTTGAATCtggtgataaattatcaagtattgAAGTTGGTCCAGTTGATATTTGGTCTGTTGTATTTTCAccagatgataaatttataatatcaggTAGTCATGCTGGTAAAATTCACATGTATGGTACTGAAAGTGGTAAACAAGAACAAACATTGGATACACGAGGTGGTAAATTCACCATAAGTGTTGCTTAC agTCCAGATGGAAAATACATTGCCAGTGGTGCCATTGACggtattatcaatatttttgatgtaaCATATGGAAAAGTTTTACGAACATTAGAAG gACATGCCATGCCTATACGTTCTTTGTCTTTTTCTCCGGACTCACAGCTCCTTTTGACTGCATCTGATGATggacatatgaaaatttatgacGT GAAAGATGCAAATGTTGCTGGTACTTTGTCTGGACATGCCTCTTGGGTGTTGGGTGTTGCATTTGCTCCAGATGGACAAAAATTTGCATCATGCAGTGCTGATTGTACTGTTAAAATATGGCAATTAGGTGGAAGACAGTGTCTTCATACTTTTAAAGAACACAATGATCaa gTGTGGTCAGTAAAATATCatccagaaaaaaataatttccttACCTCAGTTTCAGAAGATAAATCTATAAATCTTTATGAATATCCTCAATAA
- the LOC122854035 gene encoding uncharacterized protein LOC122854035, whose amino-acid sequence MYQRKTTLVKSLTSLRPKKTKTEKTGRLRGRYLFRAIIRFIINNIDWIKEQPFFAPDEDIVEDSLTKIKNMNKRTSADGQIITSKNRSFLLSKPHLRDKSDKISFLSFIKSMNAFDKYPDDNKQSIAAVCCYQFLQKDRVIVRQGDPARFLYFILKGQVTLSKFEKNNVTDEEKVMTMGMMGPGDSFGEVALLHCLPRAMTVTTKTPVELLFITKHDFDQLLRENLLKNWNVLQEALVTFNYFNEWDEATIRECCILSKIKNFTPNEVILGDGRGLTNHVYFLLDGKCQVVEHLLVYQEKHHGYIKYKLFDPEEYKESKKLSHENIHIDDNNEKNNQPTTSENKKINNKDEDEEDDDEKEDHNYKKVLRDFKGTPDQVNTLTLVLQDIINQWHLFTGIAEALLYKPKRRVHYEYPDYVNPVFMQICQLTKGACFGIGEPMDNRRVISLTPVRCLLIPKNWLFKYNRSNIWKRIELFLNSKYPTRDELFKKFKMNKRWIIYKKKLINDILKNGRKIKNNTTIDDVPYSIRVKEV is encoded by the exons ATGTATCAAAGAAAAACAACATTAGTAAAATCTCTAACTTCTTTGAgaccaaaaaaaacaaaaacagaaaag ACTGGTAGATTACGAGGaagatatttatttcgagCTATTATaagatttattataaataacattgaCTGGATTAAAGAACAGCCATTTTTTGCACCAGATGAAGATATTGTTGAAGATTCActgacaaaaattaaaaatatgaataaaagaaCATCAGCTGATGGACAAATTATCACAAGTAAA aatcgTTCATTTCTTTTGAGCAAACCACATTTAAGAGACAAATCAGATAAAATTAGCTTTTTAAGTTTTATTAAAAGCATGAATGCCTTTGATAAATATCCAGAtgataataaacaatcaatagcAGCTGTTTGTTGCTATCAGTTTTTGCAAAAAGATAGAGTTATTGTTCGTCAGGGTGATCCAGcaagatttttatattttattttaaaaggtCAAGTTACATTATCCAAGTTTGAAAAGAACAACGTGACTG atgAAGAGAAAGTTATGACAATGGGTATGATGGGACCTGGTGATAGTTTTGGTGAAGTTGCACTTTTACATTGTCTTCCACGAGCAATGACTGTCACAactaaaa cACCAGTGGAGTTATTATTCATAACAAAACATGATTTTGATCAATTACTCagagaaaatttattgaaaaattggaATGTTTTACAAGAGGCACTtgttacatttaattatttcaatgaatGGGATGAAGCAACAATTCGTGAATGTTGTATTctcagtaaaattaaaaattttacaccaAATGAg GTTATTCTTGGTGATGGAAGGGGATTAACaaatcatgtttattttttactcgATGGAAAATGTCAAGTGGTTGAGCACTTATTGgtttatcaagaaaaacatcatggttatataaaatataaattatttgatccaGAAGAATACAAAGagtctaaaaaattatctcatgaaaatattcatattgatGACAAT aatgaaaaaaacaatcaaccaACTACatcggaaaataaaaaaataaataataaagatgaagatgaggaagatgatgatgaaaaagaagatcacaattataaaaaagttctGAGGGATTTTAAAGGTACACCAGATCAAGTAAATACTTTGACATTGGTGTTACAAGATATT ataaatcaaTGGCACCTGTTTACTGGAATTGCTGAGGCATTATTGTACAAGCCAAAAAGAAGAGTCCACTATGAATATCCAGATTATGTTAATCCAGTATTTATGCAAATTTGTCAATTAACAAAGGGTGCTTGTTTTGGCatag gTGAACCAATGGATAATCGCCGTGTTATATCATTAACACCAGTACGTTGTTTATTAATACCAAAAAATTggctatttaaatataatcgtAGTAATATTTGGAAACGTATAGAATTATTTCTCAATTCGAAATATCCAACTCGAGatgaactttttaaaaaattcaagatgaaTAAAAG gtggattatatataaaaaaaaattgataaatgatattttaaaaaatggtagaaaaattaaaaataatacaacaattgaTGACGTACCTTATTCCATAAGAGTTAAagaagtttaa
- the LOC122854036 gene encoding uncharacterized protein LOC122854036 produces the protein MESYNRSRVRKNHDGDGWNEDTVYALGYFRSLASALGFWPTNNRLWSGIRIGLITIIQLPLAVIFIINILTYENCGSVSDNVGALSLIVTAPLAIFKVVMPWVQRDNLDIIVKSAVNDWSEIIDNSSKKIMMKYAKIGRNVLIIELVGAYMTVIPGIIAKYPSDVEFLSRNVNDTTLPLIRNIPIGPSCWVSLVIPHYQYLIYYIYVTIHILVLAGAYVGGDIFIFGIAMHVCGQFENLHNS, from the exons ATGGAGTCTTACAACAGATCTCGTGTTAGAAAAAATCATGATGGTGATGGATGGAATGAAGACACAGTCTATGCACTTGGTTACTTCAGAAGTTTGGCAAGTGCATTGGGATTTTGGCCGACGAATAATCGTCTATGGTCGGGAATTAGAATTGGACTAATTACTATCATTCag ttacCTTTGGctgtcatttttataataaatattttaacatatgaaaattgtgGTTCTGTGTCTGATAACGTTGGTGCCTTGAGTTTGATAGTGACAGCTCCATTGGCAATATTTAAAGTAGTAATGCCTTGGGTCCAACGTGATAatcttgatattattgttaaatcagCTGTCAACGATTGGTCAGAAATAATTGACaattcatctaaaaaaattatgatgaaatatGCTAAAATTGGAAGAAATGTACTAATTATTGAGTTGGTTGGTGCATACATGACAGTGATACCTGGTATTATTGCTAAATATCCATCTGATGTTGAATTCTTATCAAGAAATGTAAATGATACAACTTTACCGTTAATTAGAAACATACCAATTGGTCCATCATGTTGGGTGTCACTTGTAATACCAcactatcaatatttaatttattatatttatgttacAATTCATATATTAGTATTAGCTGGTGCATATGTTGGtggtgatatatttatttttggcatTGCCATGCACGTCTGTggacaatttgaaaatttacataatagt
- the LOC122855585 gene encoding putative odorant receptor 85d: MSLCECMESYKRARVRKYDDGDRWNEDTVYALGYFRTLASSLGFWPTNNRLLSAIKIGLITIIELPLAIIFIISILTYGNCGSLSDIVGALSIIVSTPLAILKVLMPWIQRDHLGIIVKSAVNDWSRVDDNSSKKIMMKYAKIGRNVLIIELVGAYMTVIPSVIAKHPSNLNLISENVNDTTLPLLRNIPIGPSCWVSLEIPLYQYLIYYIYVTIHMLVLASAYVGGDIFIFGIAMHVCGQFENLNNNIKNINNQNNYNQQNKFLKKIIKRHNHLINLCNEFELVCNVIIFFEIVANMFIICVSGIVLIMAIKIVDTEAIIIMTLRIFVTQFQIFMYCYIGDDLSLKSKNIQIAIYDCLWYNMDSKIIKNLKFIMMRNNYTFNLTAGKIYNMNISNFQNLSKSIFQYFSILRLMIE, translated from the exons atgtcttTGTGTGAATGTATGGAGTCTTACAAGAGAGCTCGTGTTAGAAAatatgatgatggtgatagATGGAATGAAGACACAGTCTATGCACTTGGCTACTTCAGAACTTTGGCAAGTTCATTGGGATTTTGGCCGACAAATAATCGTCTATTGTCGGCAATTAAAATTGGATTAATTACTATCATTGag ttaCCTTtggctattatttttataataagtaTATTAACATATGGAAATTGTGGTTCTTTGTCTGACATCGTTGGTGCTTTGAGTATAATAGTATCAACTCCATTAGCAATACTAAAAGTCTTAATGCCTTGGATCCAACGTGATCATCTtggtattattgttaaatcagCTGTCAATGACTGGTCAAGAGTAGATGACaattcatctaaaaaaattatgatgaaatatGCTAAAATTGGAAGAAATGTACTGATTATTGAGTTGGTTGGTGCATACATGACAGTGATACCTAGTGTTATTGCTAAACATCcatctaatttaaatttaatatcagaaAATGTAAATGATACAACTTTACCATTATTGAGAAATATACCGATTGGTCCATCATGCTGGGTGTCACTTGAAATACCActctatcaatatttaatttattatatttatgtcaCGATTCATATGTTGGTACTAGCCAGTGCATATGTTGGTGgtgacatatttatttttggcatTGCCATGCACGTCTGTggacaatttgaaaatttgaataataatattaaaaatattaataaccaaaataattataatcaacaaaataaatttttgaaaaaaattataaaacgtCATAATCATCTTATCAATCTTTGCAATGAATTTGAATTAGTTTGcaatgttattatattttttgaaattgttgctAATATGTTTATCATTTGTGTGTCTG gcATTGTATTGATTATGgcaattaaaattgttgacactgaagcaattattattatgactcTTCGTATTTTCGTAacacaatttcaaatatttatgtacTGCTACATTGGCGATGATTTATCACTAAAAtccaaaaatatacaaatagcAATTTATGATTGTTTGTGGTATAACATggattcaaaaataattaaaaatttaaaatttataatgatgcgtaataattatacatttaacTTAACAGCtggcaaaatatataatatgaatatttcaaattttcaaaacctttcaaaatcaatttttcaatatttttcgatACTTCGTTTGATGATTGAATAA
- the LOC122855586 gene encoding odorant receptor 63a-like, which yields MRLGRSDRSYTKSWNSNTKQALGLYRLLAKNLGFWPMDCHTTKSKFLITFVVITQLLMSMSLIILLLIKGNCGAITEFVDALSLIICGLTTIIKVIIPRINYKKMSVIIKSAVNDWKKIDHHDKSRLKTMQYFSNIGRVVFIIQMSGAYIVGFPLIVMKLPFVVNYFHLNKNESLLLINKTILTASSNVGQVPIGPTCWIPTNMSSNIYFLYFILQSIQLFIVCSAYIGSDTYFFGIGLHIWGQLRILNNSLDKFNKADTVLKEKNLLRKFIKRHDHLLKLIKYFEDIYSYIILAQVGTDVLLTCISGIVLLMTVQYGDPIVIGGLVIRIYLVYVQLFMYCFIGEKLTEESNKLEISIYHDIPWYNMDKKIVNDIKFIMMRTNYSYKLTAGKMYTMNYANFIGIIKAMGSYFSILRLMFINNNE from the exons aTGAGACTTGGTAGGAGTGACAGGAGTTACACTAAGTCATGGAACTCTAATACGAAACAAGCTCTAGGTCTTTACAGACTGTTGGCAAAGAACTTGGGCTTTTGGCCAATGGATTGTCACACAactaaatcaaaatttttaataacatttgttgttattaccCAG CTGTTGATGTCAATGAGTTTGATAATATTACTTTTGATAAAAGGAAATTGTGGAGCAATAACTGAATTTGTTGATGCACTTAGTTTGATAATATGTggtttaacaacaattataaaagTCATTATAccaagaataaattataaaaaaatgtctgttattattaaatcagcTGTTAAcgattggaaaaaaattgatcatcATGATAAATCACGTTTAAAAACAatgcaatatttttcaaatattggaagagttgtttttataatacaaatgaGTGGTGCATATATTGTTGGTTTTCCATTAATTGTCATGAAACTTccatttgttgttaattattttcatctaaataaaaatgaatcgttgttgttaataaataaaacaatattaactGCAAGCAGTAATGTTGGTCAGGTTCCAATAGGACCAACTTGTTGGATACCAACAAATATgtcatcaaatatttattttttatattttattttacaatcaaTCCAACTGTTTATTGTGTGCTCAGCATACATTGGTAgtgatacatatttttttggtattgGATTACATATTTGGGGACAATTAAGAATACTAAATAATagtcttgataaatttaacaaagctGATACtgtattaaaagaaaaaaatttacttaggaaatttataaaacgtcATGatcatcttttaaaattaatcaaatattttgaagATATTTATAGTTATATAATACTTGCTCAAGTTGGTACTGATGTTTTGCTGACATGTATTtcag gAATTGTTCTTCTAATGACTGTCCAGTATGGGGATCCAATAGTCATTGGTGGACTTGTCATAAGAATTTATCTTGTTTAtgtacaattatttatgtattgcTTTATTGGTGAAAAATTAACTGaggaatcaaataaattagaaatatcaatttatcatgATATTCCATGGTACAATATGGATAAGAAAATTgttaatgatataaaattcattatgaTGAGAACcaattattcatataaattaactGCTGGTAAAATGTATACAATGAATTATGCTAATTTTATTGGTATTATCAAGGCAATGGgttcatatttttctatactAAGAttgatgtttattaataacaatgaataa